The Kluyveromyces lactis strain NRRL Y-1140 chromosome D complete sequence genome has a window encoding:
- the CHS3 gene encoding chitin synthase CHS3 (similar to uniprot|P29465 Saccharomyces cerevisiae YBR023C CHS3 Chitin synthase III catalyzes the transfer of N-acetylglucosamine (GlcNAc) to chitin required for synthesis of the majority of cell wall chitin the chitin ring during bud emergence and spore wall chitosan) — translation MSDDYYAFDNESLLKSRSQRQISRQGSLVRPERNSFKDPDHPYHYYALKAKETHLQINPSTTGALPEESSLDIPMQDLNVQSNDKLPSSSLNTVGEYGEPNERLVMEGSDGFEKKNSIYSEKNVSPPIEIGQRLESKAKDQNKPKVGFSLWQSYCFLITIFIPPSVLKLFGMKTKAVQRAWRDKIGLISIIFYIGAFVAYLTFGFTRTVCVPGKVRMRNNEATTGQLIIHGQAYSLESSSHPAAAGIPGGSNILYPPVNAGGMDASFLFQNVNGNCKGLIEPRENSTIPFDDDGNMAWYFPCKLVNQDGSSKPNFTESEYYAGWGCHTSSTAREQYYALNAPAEVYFSWEDIKNSTRKLIVYNGDVIDLGILDWLETDDLTYPETFDVLKSANLEGYDISLVLSTSRERNVARCLVELAKVGVIDSESIGCIASQVVLYLSLVFILSVVGCKFFIACYFHYFVAKKQGAYTVDNKQLAKHNNDLEDWSEDINSRGPLKPVDPSLRPMKKNHKKNSSSISLFNRKSRFSQQSLGKSVHLNDPVIQSLESTGMSTMTTQSVLKSAYMNEMKRKSAHAGFASQSRPVSTINPFSDNLDPFGTSMTMESLDPTIIHPDAVLQPPPDFMPYGFPLVHSLCCVTCYSEDEVGLRTTLDSIATTDYPNSHKLIVVICDGIIKGSGNDRTTPDIVLDMMEDFVIPKEQVTAYPYVAIAVGAKRHNMAKIYAGFYKYDESTIPAENQQRVPIITIVKCGTAEEQGSAKPGNRGKRDSQIILMSFLQKVTFDERMSALEFQLMKNIWQITGLMANFYETVLMVDADTKVFPDSLTHMLSEMVHDPLIMGLCGETKIANKGESWVSAIQVFEYFISHHQSKAFESVFGSVTCLPGCFSVYRIKTPKGKDGFWVPILANPDIVERYSDNVTDTLHKKNLLLLGEDRYLSSLLLKTFPKRKTVFVPKAACKTVVPATFKVLLSQRRRWINSTVHNLFELVLVKDLCGTFCFSMQFIIAMELVGTLVLPLAICFTVYVIIFAIVSHPTPVITLVLLGLILGLPGLLIIVTATRWSYLLWMLCYIIALPIWNFVFPTYSYWKFDDFSWGETRVIDGETKTADENEGEFDHSKIKMRTWREYERLEKMNRKQLSDDEYVNIASSPSQYMDILKDEESDAYNSNEHSKESVL, via the coding sequence ATGTCTGATGATTACTATGCATTTGACAACGAGTCACTGTTGAAATCTCGGTCTCAGAGACAGATTTCAAGACAAGGCTCTTTGGTCAGACCTGAAAGAAATAGTTTTAAAGATCCAGACCATCCATACCATTATTATGCTTTAAAAGCGAAGGAAACTCATCTTCAGATCAATCCTTCCACAACAGGTGCTTTGCCTGAAGAGTCCTCGTTGGATATTCCAATGCAAGACCTGAATGTACAGTCAAACGATAAACTTCcaagttcttctttgaacaCAGTGGGTGAATATGGTGAACCAAATGAAAGGTTGGTAATGGAGGGTAGCGATGggtttgaaaagaaaaacagTATTTATTCAGAAAAGAACGTGTCTCCTCCAATAGAGATCGGACAAAGGTTAGAATCTAAGGCCAAAGATCAAAACAAGCCCAAAGTGGGCTTTTCGTTATGGCAATCGTACTGTTTTTTGATTACAATCTTCATTCCTCCTTCCGTTTTAAAATTGTTTGGCATGAAGACAAAAGCGGTTCAAAGAGCATGGAGAGATAAAATTGGGTTGATTTCAATCATCTTTTATATTGGAGCGTTTGTCGCTTACCTGACTTTCGGGTTCACAAGAACTGTCTGTGTTCCAGGCAAAGTAAGGATGCGCAACAATGAAGCCACCACAGGACAATTAATTATTCATGGACAGGCATACTCTCtagaatcttcttctcatccAGCTGCAGCTGGTATCCCTGGGGGATCTAATATTCTATATCCTCCTGTGAATGCTGGTGGCATGGACGCGTCTTTCCTTTTCCAAAACGTTAACGGTAACTGCAAAGGGTTGATTGAACCAAGAGAAAATTCTACTATTCCTTTCGATGACGACGGAAATATGGCATGGTACTTCCCATGCAAACTTGTTAACCAAGATGGTTCAAGTAAACCTAACTTCACAGAGTCAGAATACTACGCTGGCTGGGGTTGTCACACGAGCTCGACTGCCAGGGAACAGTACTATGCCCTTAATGCCCCGGCGGAGGTATACTTCTCCTGGGAGGATATTAAAAATTCTACGAGAAAGTTGATTGTATATAATGGTGACGTTATTGATTTGGGGATCTTAGACTGGCTAGAAACTGACGATCTTACATATCCAGAGACATTTGATGTCTTGAAATCAGCCAATTTAGAAGGTTATGACATTTCATTGGTCTTATCCACTAgcagagaaagaaatgtaGCCCGTTGTCTCGTTGAACTTGCTAAGGTTGGTGTTATTGATTCAGAAAGTATCGGCTGTATTGCTTCTCAAGTGGTATTATATTTATCTTTGGTATTCATTCTATCCGTTGTCGGTtgtaaattcttcatcgcGTGCTACTTCCACTACTTTGTAGCAAAAAAACAAGGTGCGTACACTGTTGACAACAAACAACTCGCCAAACATAATAACGACTTAGAAGATTGGTCAGAAGATATCAATTCTCGTGGTCCTTTGAAGCCCGTTGATCCATCATTAAGaccaatgaagaaaaatcataaaaaaaacagctCCAGTATCAGTTTATTCAACCGTAAATCCCGATTTAGCCAACAATCATTGGGTAAATCTGTACACTTGAATGATCCTGTCATTCAGAGCCTTGAAAGTACTGGTATGTCTACAATGACTACACAATCCGTGCTGAAATCAGCATAtatgaatgaaatgaagagaaaaagtgCACATGCTGGATTCGCCTCGCAGTCAAGACCGGTCTCCACTATTAATCCTTTTTCCGACAATCTTGATCCTTTCGGTACTTCAATGACTATGGAATCGTTAGATCCAACGATCATTCACCCCGATGCAGTATTACAGCCGCCCCCAGACTTCATGCCCTATGGATTTCCATTGGTTCACTCACTCTGCTGTGTCACCTGTTattcagaagatgaggTAGGTTTAAGAACAACATTAGATTCCATTGCAACCACAGATTATCCAAACTCTCATAAATTAATCGTTGTAATCTGCGATGGTATTATTAAAGGTTCTGGTAATGACAGAACCACCCCGGACATAGTATTAGATATGATGGAAGACTTTGTGATTCCCAAGGAGCAAGTTACAGCTTATCCTTACGTTGCAATTGCAGTTGGCGCAAAAAGACATAATATGGCAAAAATATATGCTGGGTTTTATAAATACGATGAATCCACCATACCCGCCGAAAATCAGCAACGTGTTCCAATTATCACCATTGTAAAATGTGGTACAGCTGAAGAACAAGGCTCAGCGAAGCCTGGTAACAGAGGTAAGCGTGATTCACAAATTATATTGATGTCTTTCCTACAAAAAGTGacttttgatgaaagaatGTCGGCTTTAGAGTTCCAACTAATGAAAAATATATGGCAAATTACAGGGTTAATGGCTAATTTTTATGAAACAGTATTAATGGTTGATGCAGATACTAAGGTTTTCCCAGACTCTTTGACTCATATGCTTTCAGAAATGGTGCATGATCCATTAATCATGGGATTGTGCGGTGAGACTAAAATCGCCAATAAAGGTGAATCGTGGGTTAGTGCAATCCAAGTTTTTGAGTATTTTATTTCTCATCATCAGTCTAAGGCGTTTGAATCGGTTTTCGGTTCCGTAACGTGTTTGCCAGGttgtttttctgtttatAGAATTAAGACGCCGAAAGGTAAAGACGGATTTTGGGTTCCTATTCTTGCGAATCCGGATATCGTCGAAAGGTATTCAGATAACGTTACGGACACATTGCATAAGAAGAatctattattattagGTGAAGATAGATATCTATCATCACtacttttgaaaacattccCCAAACGTAAAACAGTTTTTGTTCCTAAGGCTGCTTGTAAAACCGTTGTTCCAGccactttcaaagttttgcTTTCCCAAAGAAGACGTTGGATTAACTCTACTGTCCACAATTTGTTTGAGTTGGTCTTAGTGAAGGATCTTTGTGGtactttttgtttctcaaTGCAATTCATCATCGCAATGGAGCTTGTGGGAACACTAGTTTTACCTTTGGCTATTTGTTTCACAGTCTATGTCATCATTTTTGCCATTGTTTCCCACCCAACTCCCGTTATAACTTTGGTCTTACTTGGTTTGATTTTAGGTCTCCCAGGTTTATTGATTATCGTAACAGCCACTAGATGGTCATACTTACTTTGGATGTTGTGCTATATAATCGCTTTGCCAATTTGGAACTTCGTCTTCCCAACATACTCGTATTGGAAATTTGACGACTTCTCTTGGGGTGAAACTCGGGTAATTGATGGTGAAACAAAGACAGCGGACGAAAACGAAGGTGAATTTGACCATTCTAAGATTAAAATGAGGACTTGGAGAGAGTACGAAAGGTTGGAAAAAATGAACCGTAAACAATTATCAGATGATGAGTATGTCAATATTGCTTCAAGTCCGTCACAGTACATGGATATCTTAAAGGATGAGGAGTCGGATGCTTACAATTCAAATGAGCACTCTAAAGAAAGCGTGCTGTAA